Sequence from the Aquipuribacter sp. SD81 genome:
GGCCGCGGGGGCGGCGGCCGCCGGGCTGAACGGGGTCGACGGCCCGCGCGGCGACGGCGAGCCGGGACCCGGTGGCGCCCACGGTGCCGTCGGCGCCCCGCCCGACGGCGACCGCTCCGGCGGCCCGACCGACGGCGACGGGTCCGCCGCCGGGTCCGGGACGGACGGCCGGGAGCCGGTCGGCCTGCGCCACCGGCTCGGCGAGGCGGCCCGCCACGTCCTCACGAGCCGGCGGGGGCTCGTCGTGCTCGCCGGCATGCTCGCGCTCGTCCTGCTCAGCGTGTACCTCGGCACCGCCGCCTTCAGCCCGGGCGGCGGCGGCACGAGCCAGGAGGTCGGCGCCCCGACCACCGTCCCGCGCACCGCGGGGCTCACGGTGGAGGTCGCGACGGAGCGGCTCGGCTCGGCCGGGCTCGCCGTCGGCGACACCGAGGCCCTGCCGAGCACCGACGTGCCGCGCGGAGCCGTGCTCGGCACCGACCCGCCGTCGGGGGAGTCGGCCCCGTCCGGCTCGCAGGTCGTCCTCATCATCTCCAGCGGCCCGGACTCCACGTCGGTCCCGAACCTGCGCGGCGACACCCTCGCCCAGGCCGGTGACCGCCTGCAGGAAGCGGGCCTGACGGTCGGCACCGTCCTGGAGGTGCCCTCGACGTCGCCGGAGGGCACGGTCATCGAGTCCGACCCGGGCCTCGGTGAGGTGCGCCCGGAGGGCAGCTCGGTCGACCTCTTCGTCGCG
This genomic interval carries:
- a CDS encoding PASTA domain-containing protein gives rise to the protein AAGAAAAGLNGVDGPRGDGEPGPGGAHGAVGAPPDGDRSGGPTDGDGSAAGSGTDGREPVGLRHRLGEAARHVLTSRRGLVVLAGMLALVLLSVYLGTAAFSPGGGGTSQEVGAPTTVPRTAGLTVEVATERLGSAGLAVGDTEALPSTDVPRGAVLGTDPPSGESAPSGSQVVLIISSGPDSTSVPNLRGDTLAQAGDRLQEAGLTVGTVLEVPSTSPEGTVIESDPGLGEVRPEGSSVDLFVASGSNLVPPVVGLDSGEAVAQVTGAGFEVEVQERASDDDEAGVVIDMQPGPTTDQRLGSTVTLVVAAGADSAPVRVTQTARATTTARSTTTARATATTTATATTTATATTTATATATRTAVSTVTATSTVTATATVTEDAPEAPLAP